A genomic region of Mesobacillus jeotgali contains the following coding sequences:
- the aroB gene encoding 3-dehydroquinate synthase, producing the protein MQLVNIHTSTKSYPVHIGKGAIQLLRGIIQDAEDSYTSIMVITDDTVAKHHLDSFHEHTALEGITLRIVPSGEQAKTFDVYEDCLSTALENKLDRKSLIISFGGGAVGDLTGFVAATYMRGIRFIQVPTTILAHDSAVGGKVAVNHPLGKNMIGAFHQPEAVIYDLDFLQTLPVHEVRSGFAEVIKHSLISDENFYCWLREEIQSLDKMNDSQLLEFLTRGIQVKGSVIAEDEKETGIRAFLNFGHTLGHAIEAEAGYGKVTHGEAVAIGMLFALQLSKHLLGLDFNIEAFKIWLKNLGYETSIPAGLSHVQLLERMKQDKKAVNNTIRFVLLAKIGVPALIEIEENVLMMNLKKFVEEGEQDD; encoded by the coding sequence ATGCAGCTAGTGAATATCCATACAAGCACAAAATCCTATCCAGTACACATCGGAAAAGGTGCTATTCAGCTATTACGCGGTATTATTCAAGATGCTGAAGACAGTTACACATCTATCATGGTCATTACTGATGATACAGTGGCAAAGCATCACCTTGATTCATTCCATGAACATACTGCTCTTGAAGGGATTACTTTGAGAATCGTCCCATCAGGAGAACAAGCGAAAACTTTCGATGTATATGAAGATTGCCTTTCTACAGCGCTTGAAAATAAACTTGACAGGAAATCGCTAATCATCTCTTTTGGCGGAGGCGCAGTAGGAGATTTAACAGGATTTGTTGCCGCTACTTATATGAGAGGGATTCGCTTCATACAAGTCCCTACCACTATTCTTGCCCATGACAGTGCGGTGGGAGGGAAAGTTGCGGTCAACCATCCATTAGGCAAGAACATGATAGGAGCATTCCATCAACCTGAAGCCGTCATTTATGATCTGGATTTCCTCCAGACACTTCCTGTACATGAAGTCCGGTCCGGCTTTGCTGAAGTAATCAAGCACTCGTTGATAAGCGATGAAAACTTCTATTGCTGGCTTAGGGAAGAAATTCAGTCTTTGGATAAAATGAATGACTCACAATTGCTTGAGTTTTTGACAAGAGGAATTCAAGTTAAAGGTTCTGTTATCGCAGAGGATGAAAAAGAAACCGGAATCCGTGCTTTCTTGAATTTTGGGCACACACTGGGCCACGCAATCGAAGCTGAAGCAGGTTATGGGAAAGTGACTCATGGAGAGGCAGTAGCCATAGGTATGCTATTTGCCCTTCAGTTAAGCAAACATTTGCTTGGGCTTGATTTTAATATAGAAGCATTCAAAATCTGGCTTAAGAATCTCGGCTACGAAACTTCAATCCCAGCCGGCCTTTCTCATGTGCAGCTGTTAGAGAGAATGAAACAGGATAAAAAAGCTGTAAACAATACAATTCGTTTCGTTTTACTAGCGAAGATTGGAGTTCCTGCGCTCATTGAAATAGAGGAAAATGTATTGATGATGAACCTGAAGAAGTTTGTAGAAGAGGGGGAGCAAGATGATTAG
- the aroH gene encoding chorismate mutase codes for MIRGVRGAITVNENDEQEIISATERLLKEAIVSNNIAPDEVASIFISATDDVDAAFPARALRNLAGWTYVPVMCMQELSVPGSLQKCIRVMIHFNTEKTQEEIKHIYLEGASELRPDL; via the coding sequence ATGATTAGGGGAGTAAGAGGAGCTATTACAGTAAACGAGAATGATGAGCAGGAAATCATTTCTGCGACTGAAAGGCTTTTGAAAGAAGCTATCGTTTCTAATAATATCGCTCCGGATGAAGTTGCTTCAATTTTCATTTCAGCAACTGATGATGTTGATGCAGCCTTTCCGGCAAGGGCCTTAAGGAATTTGGCTGGCTGGACCTATGTTCCAGTTATGTGCATGCAAGAATTATCCGTCCCCGGCTCGCTGCAAAAGTGTATCAGAGTCATGATCCATTTCAACACGGAAAAAACACAAGAAGAGATCAAGCACATTTATCTTGAGGGAGCTTCTGAACTTAGACCTGATCTTTAA
- the aroA gene encoding 3-phosphoshikimate 1-carboxyvinyltransferase, which produces MSVKTLLINKTTLEGQVKVPGDKSISHRAVMFGSIANGTTRIENFLPGEDCLSTISCFRQLGVDIVQNGSDVTVTGNGADGLNQPEDTLYVGNSGTTIRLMMGILSGLPFTSTLEGDESIARRPMTRVTFPLGKMGASIMGRNNGEFTPLTVEGQKLHGITYELPVASAQVKSAILLAGLQAEGETIVIEPVKTRDHTERMINQFGGKVERDGDAVKVTGGQMLKGTHINVPGDISSAAFFLVAAAIVPGSEIILRNVGLNPTRTGIIEVLRAMGADFIIEPYDSESAEPAGDIRIKHSKLRGTIVEGDLIPRLIDEIPVIALLATQAEGKTVIKDAGELKVKETNRIDTVVNELKKLGADIEATDDGMIIQGKQSLYGGTVSAHGDHRIGMMLSIAALLCKRDVTLEQSQAVAVSYPGFFDDLYSLVRK; this is translated from the coding sequence ATGTCCGTAAAAACACTTTTGATAAATAAAACCACTTTGGAAGGTCAGGTTAAAGTACCTGGCGATAAATCAATTTCGCATAGAGCAGTCATGTTCGGCTCCATTGCAAATGGAACCACCCGTATCGAAAACTTTCTGCCCGGAGAAGACTGTTTAAGTACGATCTCCTGCTTCCGCCAGCTAGGCGTTGATATTGTCCAGAATGGGAGCGATGTAACGGTTACCGGAAATGGTGCGGACGGGTTGAATCAGCCTGAGGATACGCTGTATGTTGGGAATTCTGGAACAACCATCAGATTGATGATGGGAATCCTTTCGGGATTGCCTTTCACCTCAACCCTTGAAGGTGATGAATCGATTGCCAGAAGGCCAATGACGAGAGTGACTTTTCCTCTCGGCAAAATGGGTGCAAGTATTATGGGGAGGAATAATGGGGAATTCACTCCGCTGACGGTGGAAGGCCAAAAATTGCATGGAATTACATATGAACTGCCAGTAGCGAGCGCGCAAGTGAAGTCGGCGATCCTCCTTGCCGGCTTGCAGGCAGAAGGTGAGACAATCGTAATTGAGCCAGTGAAAACAAGGGATCATACTGAGCGCATGATCAATCAGTTTGGCGGCAAAGTAGAGCGTGATGGTGATGCTGTGAAGGTAACTGGCGGACAAATGCTAAAGGGTACACATATAAATGTACCTGGTGACATTTCGTCTGCGGCCTTTTTCCTGGTGGCGGCCGCAATCGTTCCCGGGAGTGAGATTATACTGCGGAATGTTGGTTTAAACCCGACAAGAACGGGAATAATCGAGGTGCTTAGAGCGATGGGAGCAGATTTCATTATCGAGCCATACGATAGTGAATCAGCTGAACCTGCTGGGGATATAAGAATTAAGCATTCAAAACTCAGGGGCACAATAGTCGAAGGTGATCTGATTCCCCGATTAATCGATGAAATCCCGGTCATTGCTTTGCTCGCAACGCAGGCAGAGGGAAAGACGGTCATTAAGGATGCAGGGGAATTAAAGGTTAAGGAAACAAATCGAATTGATACTGTTGTGAATGAACTCAAGAAACTTGGAGCAGACATTGAGGCTACGGATGATGGCATGATTATACAGGGGAAACAAAGCCTTTATGGCGGGACTGTATCAGCACATGGGGACCACCGGATTGGAATGATGCTTTCCATTGCTGCCCTGCTCTGCAAAAGGGATGTCACACTTGAACAAAGTCAGGCGGTCGCCGTTTCTTATCCTGGTTTTTTTGATGACTTGTATTCACTGGTGCGAAAATAA
- the hisC gene encoding histidinol-phosphate transaminase encodes MRWKEQLLKLKPYQPGKSIGEVKRQYGLSEIVKLASNENPFGSSEKVKNEIVGYAGKFSVYPDGYATELRTHLADHLGVKEGEIILGNGSDEIIQMIARGLLTPETKTVMAAPTFPQYKHNGIIEGCEITEIPLVNGAHDLNGMAAAVDDRTTVVWLCSPNNPTGVYITEEELTAFMARVPSHVLVVLDEAYFEYVTADDYHDSLKLLRQYSNLIILRTFSKIYGLASFRVGYGIAHEDTISALEPVREPFNVNSLAQAAAIAALDDQDFVEECKRENQAGIEQFYQFCDSAGLSYYPSQGNFILIDFKRDGQEVFQFLLERGYIVRSGTALGFPTCVRITIGSKEQNQGVIDVIKQYLNVDTVISK; translated from the coding sequence ATGAGATGGAAAGAGCAACTTTTAAAGCTAAAACCGTACCAGCCCGGTAAATCCATTGGTGAAGTGAAAAGGCAGTATGGTTTATCAGAGATTGTGAAATTGGCGTCAAATGAGAATCCGTTTGGATCTTCAGAAAAAGTAAAAAACGAAATTGTGGGCTATGCTGGTAAATTTTCAGTTTATCCCGATGGGTATGCTACCGAACTTCGTACACATCTGGCCGACCATCTGGGTGTAAAAGAAGGGGAAATCATTCTTGGCAACGGATCAGATGAAATTATCCAGATGATTGCCCGGGGTCTGCTAACACCTGAGACAAAAACTGTGATGGCTGCCCCGACATTTCCACAATATAAACACAACGGTATTATCGAGGGCTGTGAAATAACAGAAATCCCATTGGTAAATGGTGCGCATGATTTGAATGGAATGGCTGCCGCGGTAGATGATCGCACCACAGTTGTCTGGTTATGCTCTCCAAATAATCCAACAGGGGTTTATATAACCGAAGAAGAATTGACAGCTTTTATGGCACGTGTGCCAAGTCATGTGCTTGTCGTGTTGGACGAAGCATACTTCGAATATGTGACCGCGGATGATTACCATGATTCTTTGAAATTGCTTAGACAATATTCAAATTTAATTATCCTAAGAACTTTTTCGAAAATATACGGGCTTGCAAGCTTCAGGGTTGGGTATGGAATTGCTCATGAGGACACAATTTCAGCACTTGAGCCTGTCAGGGAGCCGTTCAATGTAAACTCATTGGCACAAGCTGCTGCCATTGCGGCACTTGATGACCAGGATTTTGTTGAAGAATGCAAAAGAGAAAACCAGGCTGGTATAGAGCAATTTTACCAATTTTGTGATAGCGCTGGATTGAGTTATTATCCGTCACAGGGGAATTTCATCTTGATTGACTTTAAAAGGGACGGTCAGGAGGTATTTCAATTCCTGCTCGAAAGAGGATATATCGTCCGTTCCGGGACAGCACTCGGATTCCCTACTTGTGTAAGGATTACAATTGGCTCAAAGGAACAAAATCAAGGTGTAATTGATGTTATCAAACAATATTTGAATGTGGATACTGTAATATCTAAATAA
- a CDS encoding CheR family methyltransferase, whose amino-acid sequence MPQDYEHFISRIHQKTGINLALYKEAQMKRRLTSLYQKKGYSSFKEFFQVLDKDQQLMNEFLDRMTINVSEFYRNAKRWEVLDKSIVPELLSRNPNPKIWSAACSTGEEPYTLAMVLSKHMPLSRIQVLATDIDDNVLAKARRGVYAERSLNEAPREMVGKFFRQEGSYYTVEDDIKKTVTFKKQNLLADRFGGPFDLIVCRNVLIYFTEEAKESIYHKFSQALRPGGILFVGSTEQIFNPGTYDFETADTFFYRKK is encoded by the coding sequence ATGCCGCAAGACTACGAACACTTTATCTCGAGAATCCACCAAAAGACAGGTATAAACCTTGCTCTATACAAAGAAGCCCAGATGAAAAGAAGATTGACTTCACTCTATCAAAAGAAAGGGTACTCATCTTTCAAGGAATTCTTTCAGGTACTTGATAAAGACCAGCAGCTCATGAACGAATTTCTGGATCGGATGACAATCAATGTATCCGAGTTTTATAGAAACGCTAAAAGGTGGGAGGTCCTCGATAAATCGATAGTTCCTGAGTTGTTAAGCAGAAACCCGAACCCGAAAATCTGGAGTGCAGCTTGCTCCACTGGAGAAGAGCCTTATACTTTGGCGATGGTTCTGTCAAAACATATGCCATTATCGAGAATCCAGGTCCTGGCGACGGATATTGATGACAACGTTCTGGCCAAAGCAAGGCGCGGAGTTTATGCAGAAAGATCGCTGAATGAGGCCCCTAGGGAAATGGTTGGAAAATTTTTTCGGCAGGAAGGTTCCTATTATACGGTGGAAGATGACATTAAGAAGACGGTTACGTTTAAAAAGCAAAATTTGCTTGCCGATCGTTTCGGAGGTCCATTTGACCTGATTGTCTGCAGGAATGTCCTCATTTATTTTACCGAAGAGGCCAAGGAAAGCATTTACCATAAATTCAGCCAGGCATTAAGGCCTGGAGGAATTCTGTTTGTTGGTAGCACTGAACAGATCTTCAACCCTGGAACATATGATTTTGAAACTGCAGATACTTTCTTTTACAGGAAAAAATAA
- the ndk gene encoding nucleoside-diphosphate kinase has translation MEKTYLMVKPDGVQRNLIGEVVARFEKKGFQLVGAKLMNIPRELAEEHYGEHKERPFFGELVDFITSGPVFAMVWQGENVISTARQMMGATNPKDAAPGTIRGDFGVTVGKNVIHGSDSPESAEREIGLFFKQEELAEYSKLINEWVY, from the coding sequence ATGGAAAAGACTTATTTGATGGTGAAACCTGACGGAGTACAGCGTAACCTGATCGGTGAAGTTGTAGCTCGTTTTGAAAAGAAAGGCTTCCAGCTAGTTGGAGCAAAACTTATGAACATCCCTAGAGAACTTGCTGAAGAGCATTACGGCGAACATAAAGAGCGTCCATTCTTCGGTGAATTGGTAGACTTCATCACTTCAGGCCCAGTATTCGCTATGGTATGGCAGGGAGAGAATGTGATTTCTACTGCACGCCAGATGATGGGTGCTACGAACCCTAAAGATGCAGCTCCTGGAACAATTCGCGGAGACTTCGGCGTTACTGTTGGAAAGAACGTAATCCACGGTTCTGACTCACCAGAAAGCGCTGAGCGTGAAATTGGACTATTCTTCAAGCAAGAAGAACTTGCTGAATACAGCAAATTAATCAACGAGTGGGTTTACTAA
- the hepT gene encoding heptaprenyl diphosphate synthase component II: MKMKLLYTYLNSDLTLIERELEEAIQADSQLLRQASLHLLKAGGKRIRPVFVLLGGKFGNYDIEIIKDVAVSLELIHMASLVHDDVIDDAELRRGQATIKAKWDNRIAMYTGDYIFARALELMTDIENPKAHQILSDTIVELSVGEIEQIKDKYNFDQNLRNYLLRIKRKTALLIAASCQLGAVVAGVPEQDHRKLYKFGYYVGMSFQITDDVLDFTGTEKELGKPAGGDLLQGNITLPVLYAMQDESIKNRIQTVHEGMAREELNEILKLVQDSGAIEKSLAISDRYLDKALEVLEELPSNKAKKSLRDIAKFIGKRKY, translated from the coding sequence ATGAAGATGAAGCTATTATATACATATTTGAATTCTGATTTGACATTGATTGAAAGAGAGCTGGAAGAAGCAATCCAGGCGGATTCTCAGCTGCTCAGACAGGCGAGTCTTCATTTGCTTAAGGCTGGTGGGAAACGGATCAGGCCCGTTTTTGTTCTCCTTGGTGGTAAATTTGGAAATTATGATATTGAAATCATCAAGGATGTCGCAGTCTCCCTGGAGCTTATCCATATGGCCTCCCTTGTACACGATGACGTCATCGACGATGCTGAATTGCGCAGAGGGCAGGCGACAATCAAAGCGAAATGGGATAACAGGATTGCGATGTATACTGGGGATTACATTTTTGCCAGGGCACTGGAGCTTATGACTGACATTGAAAATCCGAAGGCACACCAGATTCTCTCTGATACTATAGTCGAACTTAGTGTTGGGGAAATCGAACAAATAAAAGATAAATATAATTTTGATCAAAATCTGCGTAATTATTTACTGCGGATCAAGCGGAAGACGGCTCTTCTTATTGCCGCGAGCTGCCAGCTGGGTGCCGTGGTGGCAGGTGTTCCAGAGCAGGACCATCGTAAATTGTATAAGTTTGGCTACTATGTCGGCATGTCCTTCCAGATTACTGATGATGTGCTGGATTTTACGGGGACAGAAAAGGAGCTTGGAAAGCCGGCTGGCGGAGATCTTCTCCAGGGGAATATAACTCTTCCAGTTTTGTATGCAATGCAGGATGAATCTATTAAGAACCGAATCCAGACTGTCCATGAAGGCATGGCGAGAGAAGAGCTTAATGAAATTCTTAAGCTTGTCCAGGATTCAGGTGCGATTGAAAAATCACTGGCAATCAGTGACCGTTACCTGGATAAAGCTCTTGAAGTCCTAGAAGAGCTTCCATCTAATAAGGCTAAGAAGTCATTGCGCGATATCGCTAAATTCATTGGAAAACGCAAGTATTAG
- a CDS encoding prephenate dehydrogenase has product MEGRVLIIGLGLIGGSLAMCIKAQHPGAELIGFDADEDQMDLAMMLGVIDRAAGSIEMEAPKADLIIIATPVLTTGSIIESLASLQLKEEVIVTDTGSTKGYISMKASCLREKGVAFIGGHPMAGSHKSGVAAAKKILFENAFYLFTTDTMVRSETVDRLKAWLSGTRAKFLVVSPEEHDYLTGVVSHFPHIIAASLVHQASRAEAGNPLVNRLAAGGFRDITRIASSSPRMWRDILIQNREVLISLLTDWQDEMGRVKELLVTNDRDSIYDFFDSAKNFRDGLPVSDKGAIPSFYDLFVDVPDYPGVISEITGYLAVENISITNIRIIETREDIYGVLVISFQTPEDRARAKECIGKNTDYDMSLGK; this is encoded by the coding sequence ATGGAAGGCCGCGTATTGATCATTGGTCTTGGTTTGATTGGCGGCTCTCTGGCGATGTGTATTAAAGCTCAGCATCCGGGGGCAGAACTCATCGGTTTTGATGCGGACGAAGATCAAATGGACCTGGCCATGATGCTGGGTGTCATTGACCGGGCAGCTGGAAGTATTGAAATGGAAGCTCCGAAGGCGGATTTGATCATTATAGCGACTCCGGTATTGACCACAGGAAGCATAATTGAATCTTTAGCTTCATTGCAGCTGAAAGAGGAAGTCATTGTTACCGACACAGGCAGTACGAAGGGGTACATTTCAATGAAGGCATCCTGCTTGAGAGAAAAAGGAGTTGCCTTTATTGGCGGGCATCCAATGGCTGGTTCTCATAAAAGTGGTGTAGCTGCAGCGAAGAAAATCCTGTTTGAAAATGCATTCTATCTTTTTACAACAGATACAATGGTCAGAAGTGAGACGGTAGACCGGCTAAAAGCATGGCTTTCTGGCACGAGGGCCAAATTCCTCGTTGTATCACCCGAAGAGCATGATTATCTAACAGGGGTGGTCAGCCATTTTCCGCATATCATAGCTGCTTCCCTTGTTCACCAGGCGTCAAGGGCGGAGGCAGGAAATCCTCTTGTCAACCGCCTGGCGGCTGGAGGGTTCAGGGATATCACACGGATCGCTTCAAGCAGTCCGCGGATGTGGAGGGATATTCTTATTCAGAACCGTGAAGTCCTTATCTCTCTGTTAACTGACTGGCAGGATGAAATGGGACGGGTAAAAGAATTATTGGTGACTAATGATAGAGATAGCATCTATGATTTCTTTGATTCGGCAAAAAACTTCAGGGATGGACTTCCTGTAAGTGACAAAGGAGCTATTCCAAGTTTTTATGATCTGTTCGTAGATGTTCCCGACTATCCAGGGGTGATATCTGAAATCACGGGATACCTGGCAGTTGAAAATATCAGTATAACGAATATAAGAATCATAGAAACTCGTGAAGATATCTACGGCGTCCTGGTGATCAGCTTCCAGACACCTGAAGACCGTGCCAGGGCGAAGGAATGCATCGGAAAAAATACAGACTATGATATGTCTCTTGGAAAGTAG
- the aroC gene encoding chorismate synthase, translated as MRYLTAGESHGPQLTTIIEGMPAGMPLVAEDINKELARRQKGYGRGRRMQIEKDQVQITSGIRHGQTLGSPIALVVENNDWKHWTGIMGQEPLDDQSADEVKRIISRPRPGHADLNGAIKYGHRDMRNVLERSSARETTVRVAAGAAAKKLLSLLGIELVAHVVEIGGVKAEKQDFTSLEQLKEITEASPVRCFDPDAGTKMMAAIDDAKQNGDSIGGVVEVIAEGMPAGVGSYVHYDRKLDGKLAGAIMSINAFKGVEIGIGFEAASRPGSQVHDEIAWEEGRGYYRKTNRLGGLEGGMTTGMPIVVRGVMKPIPTLYKPLMSVDIESKEPFAASIERSDACAVPAAAVVAESVVAWELASAIVDQFYADRFETLKASIEEQRRTARDF; from the coding sequence ATGAGATATTTAACAGCGGGAGAATCACATGGACCGCAGCTAACAACCATTATAGAGGGGATGCCAGCAGGCATGCCTCTAGTAGCAGAAGATATAAACAAGGAGCTTGCGCGCCGGCAGAAAGGCTATGGACGCGGAAGAAGGATGCAAATCGAAAAGGATCAGGTGCAGATCACTTCAGGTATTCGGCACGGACAGACATTGGGTTCGCCGATAGCCTTGGTTGTTGAGAATAATGATTGGAAACATTGGACCGGGATTATGGGCCAGGAACCGCTCGATGACCAATCTGCTGATGAAGTGAAAAGGATAATTTCCCGTCCCCGTCCTGGTCACGCAGACTTAAACGGCGCGATTAAATATGGACATCGAGATATGAGAAATGTTCTTGAACGTTCATCTGCCCGAGAAACGACTGTCAGAGTCGCAGCAGGTGCTGCTGCGAAAAAACTGCTGTCGCTGCTGGGTATCGAGTTGGTTGCCCATGTAGTTGAAATCGGCGGGGTGAAAGCCGAAAAACAAGACTTCACATCACTCGAACAACTTAAAGAAATAACAGAAGCTTCTCCAGTCAGATGCTTCGATCCTGATGCAGGAACGAAAATGATGGCAGCAATTGATGACGCTAAGCAAAATGGAGACTCTATTGGCGGTGTTGTCGAGGTGATTGCAGAGGGAATGCCCGCTGGAGTGGGCAGCTATGTTCATTATGACCGCAAGCTTGATGGTAAGCTTGCTGGTGCCATTATGAGCATCAATGCTTTCAAAGGAGTTGAGATTGGGATCGGTTTCGAAGCTGCCAGTAGGCCCGGCAGCCAGGTACATGATGAGATAGCCTGGGAAGAGGGGCGAGGATACTACCGGAAAACAAACCGGCTTGGAGGGCTTGAAGGCGGCATGACAACGGGCATGCCAATTGTTGTCCGTGGGGTAATGAAACCAATCCCGACTCTTTATAAGCCATTGATGAGTGTCGATATCGAGTCAAAGGAACCTTTTGCAGCGAGCATTGAACGCTCTGATGCATGTGCTGTCCCTGCAGCAGCAGTGGTTGCTGAAAGCGTTGTTGCCTGGGAGCTTGCCTCTGCTATCGTAGATCAATTCTATGCGGATCGATTTGAAACACTGAAGGCATCAATCGAAGAGCAGAGAAGGACTGCGAGGGATTTTTAA
- a CDS encoding ReoY family proteolytic degradation factor: MTTPVSVNEKKDFIRWFLNHYQLKRRECVWILNYLMSHDQLMEKVHFVENAQYCPRGLVMSTHCVDEVPFRFFKENVMTTDAEKSFHDIRLNREEEIYIQLNFHASNKAHQFAAVLEENPYVPGQLQISESDKMVAERFLEESIQKFQKDKLLTLIDEALDSQDQEAFEHLTEQLKRLGAVNSL; encoded by the coding sequence ATGACAACCCCTGTATCTGTCAACGAGAAAAAGGATTTTATCCGCTGGTTTTTAAACCATTACCAGCTTAAAAGGCGGGAATGCGTTTGGATCCTTAACTACTTGATGAGCCATGACCAGCTGATGGAAAAAGTGCACTTTGTGGAAAATGCACAATATTGTCCAAGGGGATTAGTGATGTCGACCCATTGCGTGGATGAAGTACCATTCCGGTTCTTTAAAGAAAACGTGATGACGACAGATGCTGAAAAGTCTTTCCACGACATTCGTTTGAACAGGGAAGAAGAAATTTACATCCAATTGAATTTCCATGCTTCAAACAAAGCCCACCAGTTTGCGGCGGTGCTGGAAGAAAACCCTTATGTTCCAGGCCAGCTCCAAATCAGTGAAAGTGACAAGATGGTAGCAGAGAGATTTCTTGAGGAGAGTATTCAAAAATTCCAAAAAGACAAACTGCTTACCTTGATTGATGAAGCACTGGACAGCCAGGACCAGGAAGCCTTCGAACATCTCACAGAACAATTAAAAAGATTGGGCGCAGTCAATTCGTTATAG
- a CDS encoding tetratricopeptide repeat protein — protein sequence MVGVEEIKNYIENGQLEKAMAAYQRILENGSDEEKFLLSEEFFRFGFMEETEALIESLLKNYPDEGELHVLLAETRIEMGKEEEAMLSLEKVDEEDPSFPQALLLLADLYQMEGLFEVSEKKLLEAKRLLPDEPVIDFALGELYASQGKLVEAIQYYETVLKTHEEIGGVNINQRMAEALSAGGSFEDALHYYEKALEQKLEINTLFGYAFTALQAGYNKTAIEKFEELKALDPEYHSLYLYLAKAYEREELVEEAYDAVKQGIEQDEFNKDLYFYGGKLALKIPDEEAAEKLLREAIAIDPGFMEGVLVLNKLLLKQERYEDVLELVRAADIHEEEEEPQILWDEAVAYQQIEDFSQSLNKYQLAYTFFKDNKEFLTDYGYFLIEEGKMADAAEIFSKLVEKEPGNEEFRELLDRMTENQ from the coding sequence ATGGTCGGAGTAGAAGAAATAAAAAATTATATCGAAAATGGACAGCTTGAAAAAGCAATGGCTGCTTATCAAAGAATTCTCGAAAATGGCAGTGACGAAGAAAAATTCCTGCTTTCTGAGGAGTTTTTCCGCTTCGGTTTCATGGAAGAAACGGAGGCATTAATCGAAAGTTTATTGAAGAATTATCCGGATGAGGGCGAACTCCATGTTTTGCTCGCTGAAACCCGGATCGAAATGGGCAAAGAGGAAGAGGCAATGCTTTCGCTTGAAAAGGTTGACGAAGAGGACCCTTCTTTTCCTCAAGCGCTGCTTCTATTGGCTGACCTGTATCAGATGGAAGGTCTGTTTGAAGTGAGTGAAAAGAAGCTGCTTGAAGCGAAAAGACTTTTACCGGATGAGCCAGTCATTGATTTTGCTCTTGGTGAGCTGTACGCTTCCCAGGGAAAACTTGTTGAAGCCATCCAGTATTACGAAACGGTGCTTAAGACCCATGAAGAGATTGGCGGAGTGAACATTAACCAGCGAATGGCCGAAGCGTTAAGCGCAGGCGGATCGTTTGAGGACGCACTACATTATTATGAAAAAGCACTTGAGCAAAAACTGGAAATTAATACATTGTTCGGTTATGCTTTTACAGCCTTGCAGGCAGGCTATAATAAAACAGCAATCGAAAAGTTTGAGGAACTAAAAGCCCTTGATCCTGAATACCATTCCCTTTACCTCTATCTTGCCAAAGCTTATGAGCGAGAAGAATTGGTCGAAGAGGCATACGATGCTGTGAAGCAAGGGATCGAGCAGGATGAGTTCAATAAGGATTTATACTTTTATGGTGGTAAATTAGCACTCAAAATTCCTGATGAAGAAGCTGCAGAGAAATTGCTTCGTGAAGCAATCGCTATTGATCCAGGGTTCATGGAAGGAGTCCTTGTCCTGAACAAACTGCTGCTCAAGCAGGAACGCTATGAAGATGTACTTGAGCTTGTGCGGGCAGCTGACATCCACGAAGAAGAAGAGGAACCACAAATTCTTTGGGATGAGGCAGTTGCTTACCAGCAAATTGAAGATTTTTCACAGTCATTAAACAAATACCAACTCGCATATACTTTCTTTAAAGACAACAAAGAATTTTTGACAGACTACGGATATTTTTTAATTGAAGAAGGAAAAATGGCCGACGCCGCCGAAATTTTTAGTAAGTTAGTTGAAAAAGAACCTGGCAATGAAGAATTCCGTGAATTGTTGGACCGCATGACGGAGAATCAGTAA